The Miscanthus floridulus cultivar M001 chromosome 7, ASM1932011v1, whole genome shotgun sequence genome includes a region encoding these proteins:
- the LOC136463061 gene encoding peroxisome biogenesis protein 7-like has protein sequence MPAFKAPAPGFAVRFSPFHENRLLAATSQHFGLVGNGHLIVLDLAAAGPGAAPAPVFSFPTSDALFDCAWSESHDSLCAAASGDGSVRLFDAALPPAQNPVRLLREHAREVHGLDWNPVRRDAFISASWDDTLKLWSPDRPASVRTFRGHEYCVYAAAWSARHPDVFASASGDRTARVWDVRDPAPTLILPAHDHEVLSLDWDKYDPSILATASVDKSIRVWDVRAPRAPVAQLAGHGYAVKRVRFSPHRQGMLMSCSYDMTVCMWDYRKEDALLARYNHHTEFVAGIDMSVLVDGLLASTGWDEMVYIWPFGTDARAM, from the coding sequence ATGCCGGCGTTCAAGGCCCCGGCGCCGGGCTTCGCTGTGCGCTTCAGCCCGTTCCACGAGAACCGCCTCCTCGCCGCCACGTCCCAGCACTTCGGCCTCGTGGGCAACGGCCACCTCATCGTCCTcgacctcgccgccgccgggcccGGGGCCGCCCCGGCGCCGGTCTTCTCCTTCCCGACCTCCGACGCGCTCTTCGACTGCGCGTGGTCCGAGTCCCACGACTCCCTCTGCGCCGCCGCGTCCGGGGACGGCTCGGTGCGCCTCTTCGACGCCGCGCTCCCGCCGGCGCAGAACCCTGTGCGCCTCCTCCGCGAGCACGCGCGGGAGGTGCACGGCCTCGACTGGAACCCCGTCCGCCGGGACGCCTTCATCTCCGCTTCCTGGGACGACACGCTCAAGCTCTGGTCCCCGGACCGCCCGGCCTCCGTCCGCACCTTCCGGGGTCACGAGTACTGCGTCTACGCCGCCGCCTGGTCCGCGCGCCACCCGGACGTCTTCGCCTCCGCCTCCGGGGACAGGACCGCGCGCGTCTGGGACGTCCGGGACCCCGCGCCCACGCTCATCCTGCCCGCGCACGACCACGAGGTGCTCTCGCTCGACTGGGACAAGTACGACCCCTCCATCCTCGCCACCGCCTCCGTCGACAAGTCCATCCGCGTCTGGGACGTGCGCGCGCCGCGGGCGCCCGTCGCGCAGCTCGCCGGACACGGCTACGCCGTCAAGCGGGTCCGTTTCTCGCCGCACCGTCAGGGCATGCTCATGTCCTGCTCCTACGATATGACCGTCTGCATGTGGGACTACCGCAAAGAGGATGCTCTGCTCGCCAGGTACAACCACCACACCGAGTTCGTCGCCGGCATCGACATGAGCGTCCTCGTCGACGGCCTGCTCGCCAGCACCGGATGGGACGAGATGGTCTACATCTGGCCATTTGGGACCGATGCAAGAGCCATGTAG